From Mus musculus strain C57BL/6J chromosome 17, GRCm38.p6 C57BL/6J, the proteins below share one genomic window:
- the Yipf3 gene encoding protein YIPF3, which produces MATPAAPASGVRNGAGPEWGGFEENIQGGGSAVIDMENMDDTSGSSFEDMGELHQRLREEEVDADAAAAEEEDGEFLGMKGFKGQLSRQVADQMWQAGKRQASRAFSLYANIDILRPYFDVEPAQVRSRLLESMIPIKMVNFPQKVAGELYGPLMLVFTLVAILLHGMKTSDTIIREGTLMGTAIGTCFGYWLGVSSFIYFLAYLCNAQITMLQMLALLGYGLFGHCIVLFITYNIHLHALFYLFWLLVGGLSTLRMVAVLVSRTVGPTQRLLLCGTLAALHMLFLLYLHFAYHKVVEGILDTLEGPNIPPMQRVPRDIPAVLPAARLPVAVINATAKAIAVTLQSH; this is translated from the exons ATGGCGACTCCGGCGGCGCCGGCCAGCGGCGTCCGAAATGGTGCTGGCCCGGAATGGGGAGGCTTCGAAGAAAACATCCAG GGTGGGGGTTCGGCTGTGATTGATATGGAGAACATGGACGATACCTCAGGCTCCAGCTTCGAGGACATGGGTGAGCTGCACCAGCGCCTGCGGGAGGAAGAAGTAGATGCTGATGCAGCTGCTGCAGAAGAAGAGGATGGGGAGTTTCTTGGCATGAAAGGCTTTAAAGGACAACTGAGCCGGCAGGTAGCAGATCAG ATGTGGCAGGCAGGGAAGAGACAGGCTTCCAGGGCCTTCAGCTTGTATGCCAACATTGACATCCTCAGACCCTACTTTGATGTGGAGCCTGCCCAGGTCCGAAGCAG gcTCCTGGAGTCCATGATCCCTATCAAGATGGTCAACTTCCCCCAG AAAGTCGCGGGCGAGCTCTACGGACCGCTCATGCTGGTCTTCACACTGGTGGCCATCCTCCTGCATGGAATGAAGACTTCTGACACCATTATC CGGGAGGGCACCCTCATGGGCACAGCCATAGGCACCTGCTTTGGATACTGGCTGGGTGTCTCGTCCTTCATTTATTTCCTTGCCTACCTGTGTAACGCCCAGATCACCATGCTACAGATGTTGGCACTGCTG GGCTACGGCCTCTTCGGGCACTGCATAGTCCTGTTCATCACCTATAACATCCACCTTCATGCCCTCTTCTACCTCTTCTGGCTGCTGGTGGGTGGGCTCTCTACCCTGCGCATG GTGGCAGTGTTGGTGTCGCGGACTGTGGGCCCTACTCAGCggctgctgctctgtggcacgCTGGCTGCCCTGCACATGCTCTTCCTGCTCTATCTGCACTTCGCCTACCACAAAGTGGTGGAGG GGATCCTGGACACCCTGGAGGGCCCCAACATCCCACCCATGCAGAGGGTCCCCAGAGACATCCCCGCTGTGCTCCCTGCTGCCAGGCTGCCCGTCGCTGTGATCAATGCTACCGCCAAGGCAATAGCAGTGACTCTGCAGTCACATTGA
- the Lrrc73 gene encoding leucine-rich repeat-containing protein 73, whose product MLPSSIQISGEPLSGAEVRDICRGLRDNAVRLLSLRGCRLCDRDFGRICRALAGATSLAQLNLNLGVVSSPSRIKQLAEALRTNRSIQSLFLHGSPLTDAGLALLNPALALHPALVALDLGDCMLGDEAINLICGLLPPDGAKSGLKELTLSANPGITPKGWSRLAIAVAHSSQVRVLNLDYNPLGDHVAGMLAVAVASSRTLEVLDLEGTGLTNQSAQTLLDMVENYPTALRSLVLAENSISPELQQQICDLLSEGEEEEEMAGGAADTQEWERGREPAAHQRSGSSWMCPSDPSSQMVLMTSGLGDSLLAETEM is encoded by the exons ATGCTGCCTAGCTCCATCCAGATTTCGGGGGAGCCGCTGTCAGGCGCCGAGGTGCGGGACATCTGCCGCGGCCTGCGCGACAACGCGGTGCGCCTGCTCTCGCTGCGCGGCTGTCGCCTGTGCGACCGCGACTTCGGCCGCATCTGCCGGGCCCTAGCTGGAGCCACGTCCCTGGCGCAGCTCAACCTTAACCTGGGCGTCGTGTCTAGCCCCAGCCGCATCAAGCAGCTGGCAGAAGCGCTACGGACCAACCGCTCCATCCAGTCCCTCTT CCTACATGGGAGCCCACTGACAGATGCGGGACTGGCCTTGCTGAACCCAGCCCTGGCTCTCCACCCTGCCCTTGTGGCTCTTGACCTGGGGGACTGCATGTTGGGTGATGAAGCCATCAACCTCATCTGTGGCCTACTCCCTCCAGACGGGGCCAAGTCTG GTCTGAAGGAGCTAACACTGAGCGCCAACCCTGGCATCACCCCCAAGGGTTGGAGCCGCCTCGCCATTGCTGTGGCCCACAGCTCCCAAGTCCGCGTCCTCAACCTGGACTACAACCCCCTGG GCGACCATGTGGCAGGGATGCTGGCTGTAGCTGTGGCCTCAAGCCGTACCCTAGAAGTCCTAGACTTGGAGGGCACAGGGCTCACCAACCAGTCAGCTCAG ACCCTGCTGGACATGGTAGAAAATTACCCAACAGCTTTGCGGAGCCTGGTGTTGGCCGAGAACAGCATTAGTCCAGAGCTGCAACAACAGATTTGTGACCTCCTAtctgagggggaggaagaggaagagatggcAGGAGGGGCTGCCGACACCCAGGAATGGGAGAGAGGGCGGGAGCCTGCTGCCCACCAGCGGAGTGGCAGCTCCTGGATGTGCCCCAGTG ATCCCAGTTCTCAGATGGTGCTAATGACATCAGGACTAGGGGACAGTCTGTTGGCTGAGACTGAGATGTGA
- the Tjap1 gene encoding tight junction-associated protein 1 isoform X1, which translates to MSSAAPAKKPYRKAPPEHRELRLEIPVSRLEQEESLTDAERMKLLQQENEELRKRLASATRRTEALERELEIGQDCLELELGQSREELDKFKDKFRRLQNSYTASQRTNQELEDKLHALASLSHSWIFAIKKAEMDRKTLDWEIVELTNKLLDARNTINKLEELNERYRLDCNLAVQLLKCNKSHFRNHKLADLPCELQDMVRKHLRSGQEVASPSPSPSSSLSPGAVVPTSVIARVLEKPESLLLNSAQSGSAGRPLAEDVFVHVDMSGGDPASPPAPGSPNGECCSVSTAGGSPEEELPLPAFDKLSPYPTPSPPHPLYPGRKVIEFSEDKIRIPRNSPLPNCTYATRQAISLSLVEDGSERAHRSSVPSSPASAQGSPHHQPSPAPSALSAPASSASSEEDLLASWQRAFVDRTPPPAAVVQRTAFGRDSLPELQLHFSPGHSTAPPPSPHRERGLVLPAEPDSGFPQDEEEEMLNLPVSPEEERQSLLPDKEGTEEASGPSHVDGRAWPLPSPSRPQRSPKRMGVHHLHRKDSLTQAQEQGTVLS; encoded by the exons ACTTTTGCAGCAGGAGAATGAAGAACTTCGCAAACGCCTGGCCTCAGCTACCAGACGCACTGAGGCCTTGGAGCGGGAGCTGGAAATAGGACAAGActgcctagaactggagttaggacAGAGCCGTGAGGAGCTGGACAAGTTTAAGGACAAATTCCGCAG GCTACAGAACAGCTACACGGCATCCCAGCGGACCAACCAGGAACTGGAGGACAAGCTGCACGCACTG GCCTCTCTTAGCCACAGCTGGATTTTTGCA ATCAAGAAGGCTGAGATGGACAGGAAGACGCTGGACTGGGAGATTGTGGAGCTGACCAACAAGCTACTGGATGCCAGGAACACCATCAATAAACTGGAAGAGCTCAAT GAGCGGTACCGGCTGGACTGCAACCTGGCGGTGCAGCTTCTCAAGTGCAACAAGTCCCACTTCCGGAACCACAAGCTTGCTGAC ctaccctgtgagctccaggacatgGTTCGAAAACATCTGCGCAGTGGGCAGGAGGttgccagccccagccccagcccttctTCCAGCCTGTCCCCAGGGGCTGTGGTGCCTACCTCAGTCATTGCCCGGGTGTTGGAGAAACCTGAGTCTCTCTTGCTCAATTCAGCTCAGTCTGGCAGTGCTGGGCGCCCCTTGGCTGAGGATGTATTCGTGCATGTGGACATGAGTGGGGGTGACCCAGCCAGCCCCCCTGCCCCGGGCAGCCCCAATGGGGAGTGTTGCTCAGTGAGTACTGCAGGGGGCTCCCCGGAGGAGGAGCTGCCCCTGCCAGCCTTCGACAAGTTGAGTCCCTACCCTACCCCGTCTCCACCACACCCATTATACCCTGGTAGGAAGGTGATAGAATTCTCTGAGGACAAGATCCGAATTCCTCGGAACAGCCCCCTCCCCAACTGTACCTATGCCACCCGGCAGGCCATCTCCTTGAGCCTGGTGGAGGACGGCAGTGAGCGGGCCCACCGCAGCTCAGTGCCTAGCAGTCCTGCCTCTGCCCAAGGGTCGCCCCATCACCAGCCTAGTCCAGCTCCCTCAGCACTGAGTGCCCCAGCTAGTTCGGCCAGCTCGGAGGAGGACCTGCTGGCCAGCTGGCAGCGTGCATTTGTGGACCGCACCCCGCCCCCTGCTGCCGTGGTCCAGCGCACGGCCTTTGGACGAGACTCACTGCCCGAGCTACAATTGCATTTCTCCCCGGGCCACTCCACAGCCCCACCGCCTTCCCCGCACCGTGAGCGGGGACTTGTGCTGCCAGCAGAACCTGACTCTGGCTTTCCTCAAGACGAGGAAGAGGAAATGCTGAACCTGCCTGTCAGCCCCGAGGAAGAGCGTCAGAGCCTGCTGCCTGATAAAGAGGGCACCGAGGAGGCCTCTGGCCCTTCTCATGTTGATGGCAGGGCCTGGCCTCTCCCCAGTCCCAGCCGCCCCCAGCGCAGCCCCAAGAGAATGGGAGTACACCATCTCCACCGCAAGGACAGCCTGACGCAGGCACAGGAGCAGGGCACTGTGCTCAGCTAG
- the Tjap1 gene encoding tight junction-associated protein 1 isoform X2, with amino-acid sequence MSSAAPAKKPYRKAPPEHRELRLEIPVSRLEQEESLTDAERMKLLQQENEELRKRLASATRRTEALERELEIGQDCLELELGQSREELDKFKDKFRRLQNSYTASQRTNQELEDKLHALIKKAEMDRKTLDWEIVELTNKLLDARNTINKLEELNERYRLDCNLAVQLLKCNKSHFRNHKLADLPCELQDMVRKHLRSGQEVASPSPSPSSSLSPGAVVPTSVIARVLEKPESLLLNSAQSGSAGRPLAEDVFVHVDMSGGDPASPPAPGSPNGECCSVSTAGGSPEEELPLPAFDKLSPYPTPSPPHPLYPGRKVIEFSEDKIRIPRNSPLPNCTYATRQAISLSLVEDGSERAHRSSVPSSPASAQGSPHHQPSPAPSALSAPASSASSEEDLLASWQRAFVDRTPPPAAVVQRTAFGRDSLPELQLHFSPGHSTAPPPSPHRERGLVLPAEPDSGFPQDEEEEMLNLPVSPEEERQSLLPDKEGTEEASGPSHVDGRAWPLPSPSRPQRSPKRMGVHHLHRKDSLTQAQEQGTVLS; translated from the exons ACTTTTGCAGCAGGAGAATGAAGAACTTCGCAAACGCCTGGCCTCAGCTACCAGACGCACTGAGGCCTTGGAGCGGGAGCTGGAAATAGGACAAGActgcctagaactggagttaggacAGAGCCGTGAGGAGCTGGACAAGTTTAAGGACAAATTCCGCAG GCTACAGAACAGCTACACGGCATCCCAGCGGACCAACCAGGAACTGGAGGACAAGCTGCACGCACTG ATCAAGAAGGCTGAGATGGACAGGAAGACGCTGGACTGGGAGATTGTGGAGCTGACCAACAAGCTACTGGATGCCAGGAACACCATCAATAAACTGGAAGAGCTCAAT GAGCGGTACCGGCTGGACTGCAACCTGGCGGTGCAGCTTCTCAAGTGCAACAAGTCCCACTTCCGGAACCACAAGCTTGCTGAC ctaccctgtgagctccaggacatgGTTCGAAAACATCTGCGCAGTGGGCAGGAGGttgccagccccagccccagcccttctTCCAGCCTGTCCCCAGGGGCTGTGGTGCCTACCTCAGTCATTGCCCGGGTGTTGGAGAAACCTGAGTCTCTCTTGCTCAATTCAGCTCAGTCTGGCAGTGCTGGGCGCCCCTTGGCTGAGGATGTATTCGTGCATGTGGACATGAGTGGGGGTGACCCAGCCAGCCCCCCTGCCCCGGGCAGCCCCAATGGGGAGTGTTGCTCAGTGAGTACTGCAGGGGGCTCCCCGGAGGAGGAGCTGCCCCTGCCAGCCTTCGACAAGTTGAGTCCCTACCCTACCCCGTCTCCACCACACCCATTATACCCTGGTAGGAAGGTGATAGAATTCTCTGAGGACAAGATCCGAATTCCTCGGAACAGCCCCCTCCCCAACTGTACCTATGCCACCCGGCAGGCCATCTCCTTGAGCCTGGTGGAGGACGGCAGTGAGCGGGCCCACCGCAGCTCAGTGCCTAGCAGTCCTGCCTCTGCCCAAGGGTCGCCCCATCACCAGCCTAGTCCAGCTCCCTCAGCACTGAGTGCCCCAGCTAGTTCGGCCAGCTCGGAGGAGGACCTGCTGGCCAGCTGGCAGCGTGCATTTGTGGACCGCACCCCGCCCCCTGCTGCCGTGGTCCAGCGCACGGCCTTTGGACGAGACTCACTGCCCGAGCTACAATTGCATTTCTCCCCGGGCCACTCCACAGCCCCACCGCCTTCCCCGCACCGTGAGCGGGGACTTGTGCTGCCAGCAGAACCTGACTCTGGCTTTCCTCAAGACGAGGAAGAGGAAATGCTGAACCTGCCTGTCAGCCCCGAGGAAGAGCGTCAGAGCCTGCTGCCTGATAAAGAGGGCACCGAGGAGGCCTCTGGCCCTTCTCATGTTGATGGCAGGGCCTGGCCTCTCCCCAGTCCCAGCCGCCCCCAGCGCAGCCCCAAGAGAATGGGAGTACACCATCTCCACCGCAAGGACAGCCTGACGCAGGCACAGGAGCAGGGCACTGTGCTCAGCTAG
- the Tjap1 gene encoding tight junction-associated protein 1 isoform X3, with amino-acid sequence MDRKTLDWEIVELTNKLLDARNTINKLEELNERYRLDCNLAVQLLKCNKSHFRNHKLADLPCELQDMVRKHLRSGQEVASPSPSPSSSLSPGAVVPTSVIARVLEKPESLLLNSAQSGSAGRPLAEDVFVHVDMSGGDPASPPAPGSPNGECCSVSTAGGSPEEELPLPAFDKLSPYPTPSPPHPLYPGRKVIEFSEDKIRIPRNSPLPNCTYATRQAISLSLVEDGSERAHRSSVPSSPASAQGSPHHQPSPAPSALSAPASSASSEEDLLASWQRAFVDRTPPPAAVVQRTAFGRDSLPELQLHFSPGHSTAPPPSPHRERGLVLPAEPDSGFPQDEEEEMLNLPVSPEEERQSLLPDKEGTEEASGPSHVDGRAWPLPSPSRPQRSPKRMGVHHLHRKDSLTQAQEQGTVLS; translated from the exons ATGGACAGGAAGACGCTGGACTGGGAGATTGTGGAGCTGACCAACAAGCTACTGGATGCCAGGAACACCATCAATAAACTGGAAGAGCTCAAT GAGCGGTACCGGCTGGACTGCAACCTGGCGGTGCAGCTTCTCAAGTGCAACAAGTCCCACTTCCGGAACCACAAGCTTGCTGAC ctaccctgtgagctccaggacatgGTTCGAAAACATCTGCGCAGTGGGCAGGAGGttgccagccccagccccagcccttctTCCAGCCTGTCCCCAGGGGCTGTGGTGCCTACCTCAGTCATTGCCCGGGTGTTGGAGAAACCTGAGTCTCTCTTGCTCAATTCAGCTCAGTCTGGCAGTGCTGGGCGCCCCTTGGCTGAGGATGTATTCGTGCATGTGGACATGAGTGGGGGTGACCCAGCCAGCCCCCCTGCCCCGGGCAGCCCCAATGGGGAGTGTTGCTCAGTGAGTACTGCAGGGGGCTCCCCGGAGGAGGAGCTGCCCCTGCCAGCCTTCGACAAGTTGAGTCCCTACCCTACCCCGTCTCCACCACACCCATTATACCCTGGTAGGAAGGTGATAGAATTCTCTGAGGACAAGATCCGAATTCCTCGGAACAGCCCCCTCCCCAACTGTACCTATGCCACCCGGCAGGCCATCTCCTTGAGCCTGGTGGAGGACGGCAGTGAGCGGGCCCACCGCAGCTCAGTGCCTAGCAGTCCTGCCTCTGCCCAAGGGTCGCCCCATCACCAGCCTAGTCCAGCTCCCTCAGCACTGAGTGCCCCAGCTAGTTCGGCCAGCTCGGAGGAGGACCTGCTGGCCAGCTGGCAGCGTGCATTTGTGGACCGCACCCCGCCCCCTGCTGCCGTGGTCCAGCGCACGGCCTTTGGACGAGACTCACTGCCCGAGCTACAATTGCATTTCTCCCCGGGCCACTCCACAGCCCCACCGCCTTCCCCGCACCGTGAGCGGGGACTTGTGCTGCCAGCAGAACCTGACTCTGGCTTTCCTCAAGACGAGGAAGAGGAAATGCTGAACCTGCCTGTCAGCCCCGAGGAAGAGCGTCAGAGCCTGCTGCCTGATAAAGAGGGCACCGAGGAGGCCTCTGGCCCTTCTCATGTTGATGGCAGGGCCTGGCCTCTCCCCAGTCCCAGCCGCCCCCAGCGCAGCCCCAAGAGAATGGGAGTACACCATCTCCACCGCAAGGACAGCCTGACGCAGGCACAGGAGCAGGGCACTGTGCTCAGCTAG